The genomic stretch CGTGACCAGTGACGGTGTGAGCGCTCACCTGCAGGTGTGGGACCTCGGAGGAGACGACAGCGGTGAGTTGAGTTACACTGCAGCTCAAACCTGCTTCTGTCACTGGCTCTGACTTCCTCTTTCAACAATAAGACGTTTGAAATCTGACAGTGGTgcaacatttacatgtgtgtgtttgagcgtGAAAGAACAGGAACTGAAGCTTTTACCATCAAAACTGTGGGGTTGTCTTTTTGTGTAGATGAACACCCTTGCACAAAATTCTTTTGCACAGCACCTTACCTCCAGaggtttaaactttaaacttttttaatttatattttgttaagttaaactgttggttcttctttattattcttcttatttgcTGGGCCGACtgggttctggagagactgattttcgttctgacctcatgtctctcatgtgtgttggtatgacaataaagaaatcttgaatctagatgaacagaaactgggccttttttgttttgttgtgtttgaacgtgggcaaataaaaacacacttttactttgaaaaccgtggagatgtgttttaatgttgatgaacagaaaatgagacgtttattttgaaaacagcagggttgtgtttgaatgtgggTAAACAGAagctgagacttttattttgaaacctgTGGGGTTGTGAAACTCTGACTGGTTCTCGACAATCAAAGCTCCACTAAAGTGTTGTCTGTAAGACATTTTCTGTAACTATGGGAACCAAACATGAAGCATTGATTATGATAGGTCATCATTACTCTTCATCACTAACGTGAAGCTGTTTCCTGTCATGTGCTCGTCGGGTGTATCTCTTCCTCATGTCAGACGTGATCCGGAGGACGGGGAGCGTCagtcggaggaggaggagccacacagagggagggaccAGGATCGCAGCTCCTCCCACATCACTGCCACAAATCCTTCACGGAGCCCAAAGCTGCGACGTCCGGCTGAGTCAGCTGACCTCGGGACAGACGCTGTACGACCTGGGTGAGACTGCCACACGTTACATTTGAATtagctttaaagggatagttcagctttttaaagtgtggtaTGACATGATGGCTGTGTtgtgtgcgccccctgctgctgacagCCAGCATGAAgcatgaaactgaagtttgtaaaccactcactctcacacaccaaagtctatagagaaaatcagtcattttagaatctgaatctgtCATCCTTCAGAGTGTGACTCAGCAGATCCTCTGAGTTCATTACTGTTCCTCAGTGGTGACGTTTTCCTCGCCGGCTGCAGTAACGGAAACATTTACTTTGCCGACACTCGGACGTCTGCTGCCCCTCAGCTTTCACCTCCACCCGCGTCTTTGGGTGAatctgccctctggtggacgGCGGACGCCTCTGCAGGTCCAGACCCGTACAGCAGCAGGGTCGTCAGACTTTCCTCGTCCGCAGAAGTGGTGGTGACGGACATGAGGAACCCGGGAGTCGCCGTGGGTCGAGCTCAGCTGGACGTGGCGACGCGTGGCTGCAGCCTGGACGATGTCACGCTGTCCTGGTCTCCAGTGCTGAAGGACTGTCTGGCAGTATCAGGTCAGTTTAAGCaggaacactcacacacttttattttgaaaactgggGTTGTATTTTAATATAGGCAAACAAAAACCGagactttaattttgaaaatagCAGGGTTGTATTTTAACCTATAAAGATGTTGATATGAGTTTTTCTGTGAAGAACcagaggtcaaagttcaggTCGATCTTCTCTCTGTCGTCAGGTTTCAGTGGAAATGTTCTCGTCTTTAACTCTTCGCTCTGGGGGGCGGAGCTTCAGGAAGCCCGGCCGCTGTTCGAGCATCGCGGTCACACGGTCTCGTCGTCCGCGCGGTCCGACGCCCTCGTCACCTCCCACGTCTGGCATCCTGACCGTGCGAGGACGCTGCTCTCTGCCGCCTCGGACGGATCCGTGCACGTGTGGGACTGGGTCGACCACTCTGACGGAGCAACgtgaagctccgcctcctccaatGACACATGGGACATTATTtaaaccacaacaaacaaacaattctgatgctaatctcagaattctgagaaaaattCTGTAAGTTTCTGAAAtgtttccactgctgctgttgtgattTATCATTTACACAAGTTTGTATGAATAATTCAATACTTTTTCCAGAATGTTTcagatgattttgtttttttttaaataatgagataatcttcctgattttatttatttatttatttgtgtgtgtttgtctggatTAATGGGATAGTAattttacatataaataaatatgtatatgtgtacatatatgtatatgtatatatatgtgtgtgtgtgtatatatatatatatatatatatatatatatatatatatatatatatgtatatatatgtatatatatgtatatatatgtatatatatatatatgtatatgtatatgtatatgtatatatatatatatgtatatatatatatatatgtatgtatatatatgtatatatatatatatatatatatatatatatatacatgtgtatatatgtatacataatgtgtgtatatatatatacatatacactggggcaaaaaagtatttagtcagccaccgactgtgcaagttctcccacttaaaatgatgacagaggTAATCTGTATGTAATTTTCATCATAAATACActtcaactgtgagagacagaatgtgaaaaaaatcctggaaatcacattgtaggatttttaaagaatgtatttgtaaatgatggtggaaaataagtatttggtcacctacaaacaaaaagcaaaaatccCAGAACTACACGGGTGGACCTGGTGAAGGACCTGCTGGGTCCAGGAGAGCTGGGACTAAAGTAACAAAGGTTACCATCAGTAACACACTACACCGACAGGGAATCAAATCCTGCAGTGCCAGACGTGTCCCCCTGCTTAAGCCAGTTAATGTCCAGGCCCATCTGAAGTTGATGTTGCCAGAGACCATATGGATGACCCAGAAGAGGACTGGGAGAATGTCATGTGGTCAATCCCACAGCGCGGTGACATTCaagctgaggaggagagagatagcgagggaggaaggaggagagcgacggagagagagagagagggccgAGTTTATAAATGCTTCAGCCAATAAGAATCCAGCAGCTCCTCACTTGTCATTGGCCTTTTATTTACGACTGCAAACCATTTGAGATATGACCTCTCTGTGACTGGTTTCCTCCTGCACACTAATGGGTCCATTAGGAGCCAAATTCATCATGTAAAATATCATCACGGTACAAACACGCTCAAGTCGCTAAATTATAGACTCTTCCCTGATTTAGCCATTTCCACGTTAGCTCACTTGACCCGGCTGCTGAGAATTCACTTCTTAACACAAAACTCTCTCGAGCACGTGGAGACGAAAGGGAACACGCAGAATACGTGTCCACATGCACGTGGCAACCGGTGGTGACGTCACATCTCCAGGTCTGAAGCCTCGGAAAACGGGATTTTTGCCAGAAGTTCTCAAACGTCACCTGTGACCTAATCACACTGACGTCCAATCATAAAAGCGGTGCTTTATAACCTATTTTCTtcaaaatgggaacatcatttacaaaactaacATCATGTTCTCTGAAAGAAGACCTGGAACTCGTGATTGACCATTTCGTCTTCAgggaaatgtttgtttattatccAACAAGGAAGTAGAGCCTGCATATTTTCTAATGTTTTGATCTGACGTGGATGAGACTcacataatacagtatgtgtgatgTGCTCACCTATAGTTTCAGGTGATTCCTCCCCCTGACAGAAAAGCTTTTCTACAACATCAAAAGGACAATCAATAGTTTTctaaaaaagattattttcaaaGTTTAgcaaatataaagaaataacCTTGAACACACGTGATGGAGCAACATCAAAACTATATTACACTAtatgcaactaacgattattttcataatcgatgaatctttccattatttccttgattaatcgagtagttttttggtcataaaatgtcagaaaatcagtGTGTCCCAAAGCGATGATGTCTTGTTCTgttcttaaaacaagaaaaacctAACACTTCTTTGTAAtatagaacaaagaaaccaaATTGATTGAGA from Solea senegalensis isolate Sse05_10M unplaced genomic scaffold, IFAPA_SoseM_1 scf7180000015117, whole genome shotgun sequence encodes the following:
- the LOC122761952 gene encoding WD repeat-containing protein 73-like is translated as MEESEFEDILDDWFIESLKTYKDLHVYQLEHPTQVIEWTSGKTVCVAGCRPSKNEILELRLPLKLFADENKGLCAERDFKVVHGGFTDVPVHCLRHIPGTRCLVTSDGVSAHLQVWDLGGDDSDVIRRTGSVSRRRRSHTEGGTRIAAPPTSLPQILHGAQSCDVRLSQLTSGQTLYDLECDSADPLSSLLFLSGDVFLAGCSNGNIYFADTRTSAAPQLSPPPASLGESALWWTADASAGPDPYSSRVVRLSSSAEVVVTDMRNPGVAVGRAQLDVATRGCSLDDVTLSWSPVLKDCLAVSGFSGNVLVFNSSLWGAELQEARPLFEHRGHTVSSSARSDALVTSHVWHPDRARTLLSAASDGSVHVWDWVDHSDGAT